One segment of Salvelinus alpinus chromosome 1, SLU_Salpinus.1, whole genome shotgun sequence DNA contains the following:
- the LOC139575353 gene encoding immunoglobulin kappa light chain-like, protein MLGTLCTLITALTCVIGVTVVTQKPPVVTVRKGETASLDCNLGTVQNSVACWYKQVPGGVPQFVLYFYHAYSAPTYGSGFSSPKFTSDHQSKSDYRLIINTVEETDSAVYYCQTYDSSVKEVVFGPGTKLIVTDGDLATPAVTLFPPSTEDLKSSRATLVCLASNLSQKSKGLADVSWMSNGESVTEDVSTSPAEQQPDKTFKISSYLTIQTADWDKGLVFTCKVSLGSTFSEKEIRKTSCSL, encoded by the exons ATGCTGGGGACACTCTGCACTCTCATCACTGCTCTAACAT GTGTCATTGGTGTGACTGTGGTGACACAGAAGCCTCCTGTTGTAACGGTGAGGAAAGGAGAGACGGcctctctggactgtaacctggggactgttcaGAATAGTGTTGCTTGTTGGTATAAACAGGTTCCAGGAGGAGTTCCACAGTTTGTTTTATATTTCTACCACGCTTATAGTGCTCCTACCTATGGCTCTGGTTTCTCCTCTCCTAAATTTACATCTGATCATCAGTCTAAATCAGATTATCGTTTGATTATTAATACTGTGGAGGAGACAGACTCagcagtgtattactgtcagaCATATGACAGCTCTGTTAAAGAG GTGGTATTCGGACCAGGAACCAAGCTCATTGTTACTG ATGGAGATCTGGCTACACCTGCTGTGACCCTGTTCCCTCCATCCACTGAAGACCTCAAGTCCAGCAGAGCAACACTGGTGTGTCTGGCTAGTAACCTGTCTCAGAAGTCCAAGGGGTTGGCAGATGTCAGCTGGATGTCTAACGGTGAATCAGTGACAGAAGATGTTTCTACCAGCCCTGCTGAGCAGCAACCAGACAAAACCTTCAAGATCAGCAGCTATCTGACCATTCAGACTGCAGACTGGGACAAGGGCCTGGTGTTCACATGTAAAGTGTCGTTGGGGTCAACATTCTCTGAGAAAGAGATCAGAAAGACTAGTTGTAGTCTGTAA